A window of Kribbella voronezhensis genomic DNA:
GCTCGAACCGTTGCTCACCCGAGCGATCACGGCGGCCGTGCACTACCCCGAGGACGCCCAACTCCAGCCCGTCCTGGCGGCGACAGCACTGCTGGCCGGAGTACGGGCTCGTGGTGGGCAGGTGCGGGCAGGAGTCACTGCACAGTCCGTACTACGTGACGCGGGCGGCCGGGTGATCGCGTTGGAGACCGACGCGGGCACGATCCCCTGCGGCGCAGTACTCAATGCTTGTGGTCCCTGGGCCGGGTCGTTCGGTGCAGCGGCCGGCGCCGCCATCGAGATCCACCCGCGTCGCGGCATGATCCTGGTGACGTCGCCGTTGCCGGAGTGCGTCAAGCACAAGGTGTACGACGCGGACTACGTCGGTGCCGTCGGGAGTGGGGACGCGGAGTTGCAGACGTCGACGGTGGTCGAGTCGACTCGTGCGGGGACGGTGCTGATCGGGTCGAGCCGGGAGCGGATCGGCTTCGACGACTCCGTGCGGGTCAAGGTGCTGCGCGAGTTGGCGCGGAAGGCGGTCGGCCTGTTCCCGTTCCTGGGTGAGGTCGCGGTGATGCGGGCGTACGGCGGGTTTCGGCCGTACGCGCCGGATCATCTGCCGGTCATCGGTGCGGACCCGCGGATCCAGGGTCTGTGGCACGCGACCGGGCACGAGGGCGCCGGGATCGGGCTCGCCGCGTCGACCGGGCGGCTGATCACCGAGCTCTTCCTCGGGCTCGAGCCGCACGTCGATCCCGCTCCGTTCCGGGTGGACCGGCCGGCCGTGATCGAGGCGATGGAGCCGACGCCATGAGCCCGTATCTTCGGTCGTCCGAAGGCGATCCGGCTCAGCCGCGACCGCAGGAGCCGATCTCGGTGGTGGTCGACGGCGCGCCGGTCGAAGCCCTGCCCGGGCAGACGGTCGCAGCGGTCCTGATGACCGCTGGTCGCGAATCCTGGCGGACAACCCGTACCGCGGGTCGCCCGCGCGGCGTGTTCTGCGGCATCGGCGCCTGCTTCGACTGCCTGGTCGTCGTCAACGGCACCCCGGACGTCCGCGCCTGCCAACGCACGATCGCCCCCGGCGACACCATCACCAGCCAAGCCGGCGCAGTCCTTCCAGAGCAGACTCGAAAGGCCGAAGCATCGGTCGGGGAGAACGTCCACGCGGAGGTCGTCGTGGTTGGGGGAGGGCCGGCCGGGATTGCGGCGGCGTTGGCTGCGGCTGACGGCGGGGCCCAGGTTCTGCTGGTGGATGGTGGGCGGCAGTTGGGCGGGCAGTTCCATCGGCAACTGCCGGCGGAGTTCCGTCCCGGGAAGCCTGAGCGGCTGCAGCATGGCTGGTCCTCGTTCAAGAAGCAGGTCGATCGGATCGCCGGGCACCCGCGGATCGACGTACTGATGGAAACGTCCGTGTGGGCGATCGAGTCGCCTCCGGACGGCCATCGGTTGTGGGTGCAGACAGGACCTGCGGATGCGATCGGCCGGACGCCAAGGGCCGTTGACGCCAAGGCCGTTGTGTTGGCGACCGGTGCCTACGATCGTGTGTTGCCGTTCCCTGGATGGGATCTACCCGGCGTCTACAGCGCGGGCGCGGCGCAGACGCTGGCCAAGGGGCAGCGGATCGCTGTCGGCCGGAAGGTCCTGCTGGCCGGGACCGGGCCGTTCCTCTTCCCGGTCGCGGAGTCACTGATCGGTGTCGGCGCCGAGGTCGTCGCAGTACTGGAGGCCAACAGGTTGATGCGGTCGGCCCGCGGCTGGCTCACCGATCCGTTGGCCCTGACCGGCAAGGCACGCGAGGCTGTCGCGTACGCCGGCATGCTCGCCCGGCATCGGATCCCTTTCCTGCAAGGAAGAACTGTGGTCGCGGCTCACGGCGACGATCGGGTGGAACAGGTGACGACAGCCAAGCTCGACGAGGACTGGCATCCGATCCCAGGCAGCGAACGCGATCTCGAGGTGGATGCCGTGTGCCTCGGGTTCGGCTTCACCGCTCAGCTCGAGCTCGCCGTCTCCGCCCGCTGCCGACTAGGGAGTGGTCCCGACGGTGGACCAGCTGTCGAGGTGGACGAACATCAGCAGACCTCGCGACCAGGAATCTTTGCCGCCGGTGAGCTGACCGGTGTCGGTGGTGCGGATCTCGCCGCCGCCGAGGGCCGACTCGCCGGTGCTGCCGCCGCGGCTCACCTCAACGGAGCAACCCCGGCCACGGACCGCCAAGTTGCCAAAGGCAAGCGATTTGCGACGGCGCTCGCCAAGGCCTACCCGATCCAGCCCGGCTGGCAGAGCTGGAGTGGCGGCTCGACCGTCGTCTGCCGCTGTGAGGAAGTGACCCGCGGCCGGCTCGCGGACACGGTGACCGATCGCGATGTCACCGGCCAGCGCAGTCTCAAACTCACCAGC
This region includes:
- a CDS encoding FAD-dependent oxidoreductase, with protein sequence MSPYLRSSEGDPAQPRPQEPISVVVDGAPVEALPGQTVAAVLMTAGRESWRTTRTAGRPRGVFCGIGACFDCLVVVNGTPDVRACQRTIAPGDTITSQAGAVLPEQTRKAEASVGENVHAEVVVVGGGPAGIAAALAAADGGAQVLLVDGGRQLGGQFHRQLPAEFRPGKPERLQHGWSSFKKQVDRIAGHPRIDVLMETSVWAIESPPDGHRLWVQTGPADAIGRTPRAVDAKAVVLATGAYDRVLPFPGWDLPGVYSAGAAQTLAKGQRIAVGRKVLLAGTGPFLFPVAESLIGVGAEVVAVLEANRLMRSARGWLTDPLALTGKAREAVAYAGMLARHRIPFLQGRTVVAAHGDDRVEQVTTAKLDEDWHPIPGSERDLEVDAVCLGFGFTAQLELAVSARCRLGSGPDGGPAVEVDEHQQTSRPGIFAAGELTGVGGADLAAAEGRLAGAAAAAHLNGATPATDRQVAKGKRFATALAKAYPIQPGWQSWSGGSTVVCRCEEVTRGRLADTVTDRDVTGQRSLKLTSRVGLGLCQGRICSRTAAELTGIPADHRRPVAVPVRLQDLAAIQEDL
- a CDS encoding NAD(P)/FAD-dependent oxidoreductase, which translates into the protein MSQPSGADVVVVGAGIIGAACAEALSAAGVRVIVVDRGAPASGTTAAGEGNVLVSDKEPGPELALAIASRREWPAVLARLPERTADVEWEDKGGLVVATTDPGPLAAFAQKQQAAGVDARVITPADAFELEPLLTRAITAAVHYPEDAQLQPVLAATALLAGVRARGGQVRAGVTAQSVLRDAGGRVIALETDAGTIPCGAVLNACGPWAGSFGAAAGAAIEIHPRRGMILVTSPLPECVKHKVYDADYVGAVGSGDAELQTSTVVESTRAGTVLIGSSRERIGFDDSVRVKVLRELARKAVGLFPFLGEVAVMRAYGGFRPYAPDHLPVIGADPRIQGLWHATGHEGAGIGLAASTGRLITELFLGLEPHVDPAPFRVDRPAVIEAMEPTP